Part of the Pseudomonas sp. M30-35 genome is shown below.
GACCGCAGTGTTCAGGGTATCGCCACCGAAGCTTTGTTGCAGGCTACCGTCGGCGCGCTGCTGCAATTCGATCATGCATTCGCCGATCAGGGCGATGCGCTGGATGTTGGGGCCTAGGGTGCTGAAGGTGTTCATTGATGGGTCTCTGGTGTATGGATGTTACCTGGCAGGCAGCTTCGGTCTGGATACTTAGAAGCAGGTTTCCATGGTTTCGATGACATTCAGCTGCTCATCCACCAGGCACCCGATACGCCACTTGTCGAAGGTCAGGCAGGGGTGCGAAGTACCAAAGGAAATAATATCGCCCACTCGCAATTCAACCTCCGGAGCCACGCTCATGAACGCATGTTGGTCCATCACTGCCGTCACCTTGCAGGCACTCACATCATCGCCGATGGCCGGCACCACACCGGCCTTGTAACGCAGCAACGGCACCGGCAAACCGGCATCGTAGGCCACGTCGCGCTTGCCCAGGGCTATCACTGCAAAACCCGGTTCTGGCAACGACTGCACATGAGCCCAAATTTCCAGCGCCGGGCGCAGACCTTCGTGCAGGTCGCTGCGTCGGTCGAGCACGCAACATTGCGCTTCTTTATAAATACCATGGTCGTGGGTCACGTAACTGCCGGGGCGCAGTACGCTGAGGAAGCGCCCGCTGGCATTCTGCGTTTCAAAAGATTCGGCGATCAGGTCGAACCAGGCCGAGCCCGACGCAGTGATGATCGGCTTGGCAATAGCGAACGCATCGCTGTTCTGCAACTGCACCGCTAGGCGTACCAAGGAGTCGGCAAACTCGCGAATGTCGCTCACGGCCTGATCGCCATGAATCACCCCTTCGTAACCCTCAATACCGGTCAGCGCCAACGCCGGTTGAGCGGCGATAGCCTTGGCCAGCGCCAGCACTTCAGCTTCGGTGCGGCAACCGCAGCGACCGCCAACCACGCCGTACTCGATCATCACGTTCAGGCGCGCGCCGCGCGAGGCGAAATACGCGCCGAGGTCAGCGACGTTATCCGGGTGATCAACCATGCAATGGAACTCGAAGGTCGGGTCTGCCAGCAGATCGGCGATCAGCGCCATGTTCGGTGTGCCGACCAACTGGTTGGCCATCAGCACGCGGCGCACACCATGGGCGTAAGCCGCGCGGGTCTGTGTGGCGCTCGCCAGAGTGATGCCCCAGGCACCAGCGTTCAGTTGCCGGCGAAACAGCGCCGGGGCCATGCTGGTTTTACCGTGGGGCGCCAGTTCTGCGCCGCTGTTGCTGACAAAGTCCTGCATCCAGCGAATGTTGTGTTCCAGCGCGTCGCGGTGCAGCACCAGCGCTGGCAGGCTGACGTCGCACACCAGATTGGCACCGGTCTGGGCGGATCCCTTTTCCACGGAGGCGGTATTGATGGCTGTAGACATGGTCGATTTCCTCACCCACGCAGCCGCAGGCAATAATTGTTATTCATTGATACGCCGGGCGAGGTTATTGGCGTTGTCGATCAGCACCCGGCGATAGTCGTTGTAGTTATTTTGCGCATCGGCTCGTGGGGCGACGATGCACAGGGTCGCGATGGCCACGCCGTTCGGGTCATTGACCGGGGCGGCGAAGCAATGGGTAAAGGTGTCGGCGACGCTATCGAAGGAAAAGAAGCCATCGATACCAGCCTGGCGGATTTCCTGGAGAAACCGCTCCAGCGGCAGGCGTTCGCCGTCCGGCAGAATGAAGTCATCGGGATCGATCAAATCGACTATCTCCTGATCGCTCAGGTGGGCCAGCAGCAGGCGTCCCGAAGCGGTCCAGGGGATTGGCGCGTTCTCACCGATGTCCGAAGAAATGCGGAAATGCCGCTCGCCTTCTTTCATCAGCGCCACGGTGTATTTGCGTCCGTTGAGCAGACACATCTGCGCGGTTTCGCGGGTCTGACTGACGATATCCTGCAAGGCGTGATCGGCTTCCCGCGCGAGGTCGAAATGGCGCAAATGCGCCTGCCCGAGGAAGTACAACTGACGGCCGAGATAAACCTGCCCGTCCTTGCCCACAGGTTCAAGGATACGCCGTTCCAACAAGGACGCGACCAGCTCGTAGACCGTGGATTTCGGGCTGCCGATGCCGCTGGCGATTTCGTTCGGTCGCAGGGGCTGGCCGGTCTCCTTGAGGAAATCGAGGATATCGAACGCCCGGTCCAGACCGCGAGCCCGGCGCTTGATGGTGTCTTCGGTCATGTTTTCAGGTTCCCATTCAAAGTGCCGAGAGTTTACCTAGAGCCAGGCGGCGACAGTTAGGCTGTCTTTTTCTTGTAGGCGATGCAGTCGATCTCAACCTTGCAGTCCACCATCATGTTCGCCTGCACGCAGGCTCTGGCAGGGGCGTGCTCGCTTTTGAAGTACTCGGAAAACACTTTGTTGAAACTCCAGAAATCCCGCGGGTCTTCCAGCCACACACCGGTACGCACCACATCTTCCAGCCCATAACCGGCTTCTTCGAGGATTGCGATCAGGTTTTTCATGGTCTGGTGAGTTTGCTCGACGATGCCGCCCACAATGATTTCACCATTCACCGCCGGCACCTGGCCGGACACGTGCAACCAACCATCGGCTTCGACTGCGCGGGCGAAAGGACGGGGCTGGCCTCCACCGGCGGTGCTACCGGTGCCGTAACGAATGATGCTCATGAGTGTTTCTCCTGATTGAAAAATGAATGCTTAAAAGCGGGTGTTCTTGAGAAATTCCGCAAGCCGTGGCGACTGCGGGCGTTCAAACAATTCCTTGGGCGGCCCCTGTTCTTCGATCCGCCCCTGATTCATAAAAACGATCTTGTCCGATACCTCGAAGGCAAAACGCATTTCATGGGTCACCAGCAGCATGGTCATGCCTTCTTCGGCCAAGCCCTTGATCACACTCAGCACTTCACCTACCAGTTCCGGATCGAGGGCCGAGGTGACTTCATCGAACAGCATCAGGCTTGGGTTCATCGCAATCGCCCGGGCAATCGCCACGCGTTGTTGCTGGCCGCCGGACAACTGGCCTGGGTAATGATTGCGTCGCTCCAGCAGGCCAACCCGCTCCAGCCATTTTTCCGCCAGCGCCACCGCCTCATCCATGTCCAGTTTTTTGACTTTGAGCAAACCGAGGGTGATGTTCTGCAACGCGGTTAGGTGCGGGAACAGATTGAATTGCTGGAACGCCATGCCGGTCATGGCACGATGACGAGCAATGACTTTTTCCGGGTGACGCACGCGCTTGCCGTTGACCTCGTCATAGCCGATGGATTCGCCGTCGAGCAGAATCTGCCCGCCCTGGAACTCTTCGAGCATGTTCACGCAGCGCAGTAGCGTGGTCTTTCCCGAGCCGCTGGAGCCGATCAGCGTGACCACGTTGCCACGATGCATGGTCAGGTCAACACCCTTGAGTACTTCGAGCTGGCCGTATTGCTTGTGAAGGCCACGAATGTCCAGCAGAGCTTGATTCTGTGTCGAAACTTGAGCTTGTGTCATGGCAAGGCCACCCGTTTTTCAATGTGCCGGCCGAGTAATTCGATGGCGTAATTGATGATGAAAAAGAGAAAACCGGCGAACAGGTAAAACTCCAGAGTCATGAACGTCCGAGCGATGACCTGCTGAGTGCTGAGCAGCAACTCGGCGACGCCGATCACCGACAACAGCGTCGACGCCTTGACTATCTCGGTGGAGGAGTTGACCCAGGTCGGCAAAATCTGCCGTAACGCCTGAGGCAACAACACGTAACCCAGCGCCTGGTAAAACGTCAGGCCGATGGCCTTACTCGCTTCCATTTGACCACTGGGTAGCGCTTGCAGCGCACCGCGCACAATC
Proteins encoded:
- a CDS encoding amino acid deaminase; this encodes MSTAINTASVEKGSAQTGANLVCDVSLPALVLHRDALEHNIRWMQDFVSNSGAELAPHGKTSMAPALFRRQLNAGAWGITLASATQTRAAYAHGVRRVLMANQLVGTPNMALIADLLADPTFEFHCMVDHPDNVADLGAYFASRGARLNVMIEYGVVGGRCGCRTEAEVLALAKAIAAQPALALTGIEGYEGVIHGDQAVSDIREFADSLVRLAVQLQNSDAFAIAKPIITASGSAWFDLIAESFETQNASGRFLSVLRPGSYVTHDHGIYKEAQCCVLDRRSDLHEGLRPALEIWAHVQSLPEPGFAVIALGKRDVAYDAGLPVPLLRYKAGVVPAIGDDVSACKVTAVMDQHAFMSVAPEVELRVGDIISFGTSHPCLTFDKWRIGCLVDEQLNVIETMETCF
- a CDS encoding IclR family transcriptional regulator, which produces MTEDTIKRRARGLDRAFDILDFLKETGQPLRPNEIASGIGSPKSTVYELVASLLERRILEPVGKDGQVYLGRQLYFLGQAHLRHFDLAREADHALQDIVSQTRETAQMCLLNGRKYTVALMKEGERHFRISSDIGENAPIPWTASGRLLLAHLSDQEIVDLIDPDDFILPDGERLPLERFLQEIRQAGIDGFFSFDSVADTFTHCFAAPVNDPNGVAIATLCIVAPRADAQNNYNDYRRVLIDNANNLARRINE
- a CDS encoding RidA family protein, producing the protein MSIIRYGTGSTAGGGQPRPFARAVEADGWLHVSGQVPAVNGEIIVGGIVEQTHQTMKNLIAILEEAGYGLEDVVRTGVWLEDPRDFWSFNKVFSEYFKSEHAPARACVQANMMVDCKVEIDCIAYKKKTA
- a CDS encoding amino acid ABC transporter ATP-binding protein, coding for MTQAQVSTQNQALLDIRGLHKQYGQLEVLKGVDLTMHRGNVVTLIGSSGSGKTTLLRCVNMLEEFQGGQILLDGESIGYDEVNGKRVRHPEKVIARHRAMTGMAFQQFNLFPHLTALQNITLGLLKVKKLDMDEAVALAEKWLERVGLLERRNHYPGQLSGGQQQRVAIARAIAMNPSLMLFDEVTSALDPELVGEVLSVIKGLAEEGMTMLLVTHEMRFAFEVSDKIVFMNQGRIEEQGPPKELFERPQSPRLAEFLKNTRF
- a CDS encoding amino acid ABC transporter permease, with the translated sequence MYESPTWLHELWVAREVLWQGFVTTIQCSALAILLGTMIGIVTGLVLTYGTFWMRAPFRLYVDIIRGTPVFVLVLACFYMAPALGWQISAFGAGALGLTLFCGSHVAEIVRGALQALPSGQMEASKAIGLTFYQALGYVLLPQALRQILPTWVNSSTEIVKASTLLSVIGVAELLLSTQQVIARTFMTLEFYLFAGFLFFIINYAIELLGRHIEKRVALP